The Anaerolineales bacterium genome contains a region encoding:
- a CDS encoding hydrogenase iron-sulfur subunit, which translates to MGTFEPEIAAFCCTHCAYNAADLAGSLRLQYPAAIKVIEVPCSGRVDVLHLLRAFEEGVDAALVAGULPGDCHYLEGNANAKRRVAYTQQLLQAIGLEPQRLRMANLSSAMAHQFAEFATSLTEEVQALGPSPLRRNRTRHSGPEGTTEIADR; encoded by the coding sequence GTGGGGACGTTTGAGCCGGAGATCGCTGCGTTCTGTTGCACCCACTGCGCCTACAATGCCGCCGACCTGGCCGGCAGCCTGCGGCTGCAATATCCTGCGGCGATCAAGGTGATTGAGGTCCCTTGCTCCGGCCGGGTCGACGTGCTCCACTTGTTGCGGGCCTTCGAGGAAGGGGTGGATGCCGCCCTCGTGGCGGGTTGACTGCCTGGCGACTGCCATTACCTGGAGGGTAATGCCAACGCCAAGCGAAGAGTAGCCTACACGCAGCAGCTGCTGCAGGCGATCGGGCTCGAGCCGCAGCGGCTGCGCATGGCCAACCTGTCGTCGGCCATGGCGCACCAGTTTGCCGAGTTCGCCACCAGCCTGACCGAGGAGGTCCAGGCGCTCGGTCCGAGCCCGCTGCGCCGGAATAGGACAAGGCACTCGGGGCCAGAAGGAACAACGGAGATCGCCGATCGATGA
- a CDS encoding methylenetetrahydrofolate reductase C-terminal domain-containing protein, which produces MIVAEQKPLEEIKGLIADARKVLVVGCGTCVTVCFAGGEKEAGILAASLRMASRIDGTPVEVSHVTVQRQCEWEYIDPVGEQAHEADIVVSLGCGIGVQALAERFADVIVVPGLNTAFLGQPTEQGVWEERCAACGSCLLGLTGGICPIARCAKQLLNGPCGGSQNGECEIGHDTPCAWQLIYDRLAAQNRLHLLMEIQPPKDWTTSRDGGPRRITREDLRLAAEGSD; this is translated from the coding sequence ATGATCGTTGCTGAGCAGAAACCGCTGGAGGAGATCAAAGGCCTGATCGCCGATGCCCGCAAGGTGCTGGTTGTCGGCTGCGGCACCTGCGTCACGGTGTGCTTCGCCGGAGGCGAGAAAGAAGCCGGCATCCTGGCTGCCAGCCTGCGCATGGCCAGCCGGATCGACGGCACCCCGGTGGAGGTTTCCCACGTCACCGTCCAGCGCCAGTGCGAATGGGAGTACATCGATCCCGTCGGCGAGCAGGCGCACGAGGCCGACATCGTGGTCTCGCTGGGCTGCGGCATCGGCGTACAAGCCCTGGCCGAGCGCTTTGCGGACGTGATCGTCGTTCCCGGCCTGAACACCGCCTTCCTCGGCCAGCCGACCGAGCAGGGAGTCTGGGAAGAGCGCTGTGCCGCCTGCGGTTCGTGCCTGCTCGGCCTGACCGGCGGCATTTGCCCGATCGCCCGCTGCGCCAAGCAGCTGCTGAACGGCCCATGCGGCGGCTCACAGAATGGCGAGTGCGAGATCGGCCATGACACCCCGTGCGCCTGGCAGCTGATCTACGACCGGCTGGCGGCGCAGAACCGGCTTCACCTGTTGATGGAGATCCAGCCACCCAAGGACTGGACGACGAGCCGCGATGGCGGCCCGCGCCGCATCACCCGCGAAGACCTCCGCCTGGCGGCGGAAGGCTCGGACTGA
- a CDS encoding methylenetetrahydrofolate reductase, whose protein sequence is MSEGHLNGYKSGSRLERILRAGHFAVTGELGPPQNADPDVIRKKAQLLKGACDAANITDNQTAIVRMSSIGAGTIAYQEGLEPIIQMTCRDRNRLAIQSDLLGAYALGMRNVLCLTGDHQSFGNHPGAKNVHDLDSMGLIGMVKGLRDQRCFQCGDEIKGIEPRFFVGAAENPFGDPFDWRPHRLAKKVAAGADFIQTQLIYNMERFADFMDKVRKLGVHEKVYILAGIGPLKSPGMAKYMANEVPGMDVPKMYIDRMEEAAAGIDKEDKKARAAAWRREGIQVAIELIQQARQIEGVAGAHVMAIEWEEAVKTIVEGAGLLPRPEPTPLPAADAAAPAS, encoded by the coding sequence ATGAGCGAAGGACACCTCAACGGCTACAAGTCCGGCTCGCGACTCGAGCGCATCCTGCGGGCCGGCCACTTCGCCGTCACCGGCGAGCTCGGACCGCCGCAGAACGCCGACCCGGACGTCATCCGCAAGAAGGCCCAGCTGCTCAAGGGCGCCTGCGACGCCGCCAACATTACCGACAATCAGACGGCCATTGTCCGTATGTCCAGCATCGGGGCCGGGACGATCGCCTACCAGGAAGGGCTGGAGCCGATCATCCAGATGACCTGCCGCGACCGCAACCGCCTGGCAATACAGTCGGACCTGCTGGGGGCCTACGCCCTCGGCATGCGCAACGTGCTCTGCCTGACCGGAGATCACCAGTCGTTTGGCAACCATCCCGGCGCCAAGAACGTGCACGACCTGGATTCCATGGGGCTGATCGGGATGGTCAAGGGCCTGCGCGACCAGCGCTGCTTCCAGTGCGGTGATGAGATCAAGGGGATCGAGCCGCGCTTCTTCGTCGGGGCCGCCGAGAACCCGTTCGGCGATCCCTTCGACTGGCGGCCGCACCGGCTGGCCAAGAAGGTCGCCGCCGGCGCAGATTTCATCCAGACCCAGCTGATCTACAACATGGAGCGCTTTGCCGACTTCATGGACAAGGTGCGCAAGCTGGGCGTCCACGAGAAGGTGTATATCCTGGCCGGCATCGGCCCGCTGAAGTCACCCGGCATGGCCAAGTACATGGCCAACGAGGTCCCGGGCATGGACGTGCCCAAGATGTACATCGACCGCATGGAAGAGGCTGCCGCCGGGATCGACAAGGAGGACAAGAAGGCGCGGGCAGCCGCCTGGCGCAGAGAGGGCATCCAGGTCGCTATCGAGCTGATCCAGCAAGCTCGCCAGATTGAAGGCGTCGCGGGGGCGCACGTGATGGCCATCGAATGGGAAGAGGCCGTGAAGACGATCGTCGAGGGCGCCGGCCT